The following proteins are encoded in a genomic region of Coffea eugenioides isolate CCC68of chromosome 6, Ceug_1.0, whole genome shotgun sequence:
- the LOC113773749 gene encoding LRR receptor kinase SERK2-like has protein sequence MWQLKMEAILVQDGVDLAIYGIENKPEEVKDADFADMDKKARSSIILNLSDEGSTVTGAAAVSTSSLSDTDITKLWHMRLGHMSEKGLGILSKRGLLCGQSTGPLEFCEHCIFGKQKRVSFSSPAIHKTKGTLDYIHSDLWGPSRAPSKGGASTQKQVELDIGSSGPSQTKSSIQQMPVDAPESTVEDSSEEEEYSIARDRQRRDIRPPQRYELDWIKRLNLINGIANALSYLHHDCDPPIIHRDVSSNNILLNSQLKATLSDFGTAKILKPDSSNQTVIAGTYGYIAPELAYSMVVTEKSDVYSFGVVVLETLFGKHPQDFLYSFSSQPNEPTMLKDLLDARLPPPTNPLVVRNVVLATALALDCINANPKCRPTMQQVVNRFEESRRESTRPLHTIAVNQLVSPPLLSLPDQTYTVV, from the exons atgtggcagctcaagatggaggccattCTTGTTCAAGACGGAGTTGATCTAGCGATTTACGGAATCGAGAACAAACCAGAAGAAGTCAAGGATGCGGATTTCGCCGATATGGATAAGAAGGCCAGATCCAGCATAATCTTAAACCTCTCCGATGAG ggatctactGTTACAGGTGCTGCTGCTGTTTCAACATCATCTTTGTCAGATAcagacatcaccaaattatggcATATGCGTTTGGGGCACATGAGCGAAAAAGGCTTAGGCATACTAAGCAAAAGGGGACTTCTTTGTGGTCAAAGTACCGGGCCATTAGAATTCTGTGAACATTGTATTTTTGGGAAGCAGAAAAGAGTCAGCTTCAGTTCACCAGCAATTCACAAGACAAAAGGTACTCTCGATTACATTCATTCAGATCTATGGGGTCCTTCTCGTGCTCCTTCTAAAGGTGGTGCCAG TACACAGAAGCAGGTGGAGCTTGATATTGGCAGTTCTGGTCCTTCTCAGACCAAATCTTCTATTCAACAAATGCCAGTAGATGCACCTGAGTCTACTGTGGAAGATAGTTCAGAAGAAGAGGAATATTCCATAGCCAGAGATAGACAAAGGAGAGAcattcgaccaccacaaagatat GAGCTAGATTGGATTAAGAGATTGAACTTGATAAATGGCATTGCCAATGCATTGTCCTACTTGCATCATGATTGTGATCCACCAATCATTCACAGGGATGTATCAAGCAACAACATTCTTTTGAATTCACAGCTTAAAGCAACTCTATCTGACTTTGGAACTGCAAAGATTTTGAAACCTGATTCCTCGAATCAGACAGTAATTGCAGGCACCTATGGTTACATTGCACCGG AGCTAGCCTATTCCATGGTGGTCACTGAAAAGTCCGATGTGTATAGCTTTGGCGTTGTGGTGCTGGAAACGCTGTTTGGAAAGCATCCACAAGATTTCCTTTACTCCTTTTCATCACAACCCAATGAACCAACAATGCTGAAAGATCTTCTTGATGCCCGTCTGCCCCCTCCGACTAACCCTTTGGTGGTTCGAAATGTGGTTCTCGCAACAGCGTTAGCCCTGGATTGCATCAACGCAAACCCGAAATGTCGACCAACAATGCAGCAAGTGGTGAACCGATTTGAAGAGAGCAGGCGAGAATCAACTAGGCCTTTGCACACCATTGCTGTGAATCAGCTTGTTAGTCCACCATTGCTTTCACTGCCTGACCAAACCTACACAGTAGTTTAA